In one window of Pseudodesulfovibrio sediminis DNA:
- the bioB gene encoding biotin synthase BioB, with the protein MSLKELHRKVLEGRTLYDADIRYIVHLPDDRLPELLQYAHAIRMTHFNTTIGLCAIINAKSGTCSEDCSFCAQSGHHNTHSPEYPLISADEIQTAARRAQSHGVTRFGIVASGKLVGDKDLHGFAQSIQKVAELGMHPDLSPGTLDVGQLKTLEKAGLKGYHHNLETSASFFPRMCSTHAYEEDVAAVRSGIEAGLYVCSGGIFGIGESWEDRIELALLLRELGVQSIPINFLHPIPGTPLENREVLTPAEALKVVALYRFLLPDRALRICGGRVTVFGNTRKHELLASGANGLMVGDYLTTKGGCVASDLDEINKAGLTPAAG; encoded by the coding sequence ATGAGCTTGAAAGAACTACACCGCAAAGTCCTTGAAGGACGCACTCTCTACGATGCCGACATCAGGTACATCGTGCACCTGCCTGACGATCGTCTCCCGGAGCTGCTCCAGTATGCGCACGCCATCAGGATGACGCATTTCAACACCACCATCGGACTGTGCGCCATCATCAACGCCAAATCCGGCACCTGCTCCGAAGACTGCTCGTTCTGCGCCCAGTCGGGCCATCACAACACGCACAGCCCGGAGTATCCGCTCATTTCAGCCGACGAAATACAGACGGCCGCCCGCAGGGCCCAAAGCCATGGCGTGACCCGCTTCGGCATCGTCGCCAGCGGCAAGCTGGTTGGGGACAAGGATCTGCACGGCTTTGCCCAGAGCATCCAAAAAGTCGCGGAGCTTGGTATGCACCCCGACCTGTCGCCGGGCACCCTTGATGTGGGCCAATTAAAAACATTGGAAAAGGCGGGATTGAAGGGCTATCATCACAATCTGGAAACATCGGCGTCCTTTTTCCCCCGCATGTGCTCCACGCATGCCTATGAAGAGGATGTGGCCGCTGTCAGGTCAGGCATTGAAGCCGGACTGTATGTCTGCTCCGGCGGCATATTCGGCATAGGCGAATCATGGGAGGATCGGATCGAGCTGGCCCTGCTGCTCAGGGAATTGGGCGTACAGTCCATCCCCATAAATTTCCTGCACCCCATTCCCGGAACGCCTCTTGAAAACCGGGAGGTGTTGACACCGGCAGAGGCCCTCAAGGTCGTTGCCCTGTATCGCTTCCTCCTGCCTGACCGCGCATTGCGCATCTGTGGTGGCCGCGTGACGGTGTTCGGCAATACGCGAAAGCACGAGTTGCTCGCCTCCGGTGCCAACGGACTGATGGTCGGCGATTACCTGACCACCAAAGGAGGCTGCGTTGCCTCCGATCTGGACGAAATAAACAAAGCCGGTCTGACCCCGGCGGCAGGGTAG
- a CDS encoding YraN family protein, with protein sequence MGFITKLLPAGWTGTLGDLGEDAAARYLETKGFRILDRNWRFHQWELDLICKDRDTLVFVEVKTRKANSMATPGDALTRKKQARLVKAASHYLTRKDLWDTPCRFDLAGVIDNGTSMDVEHIENAFDLTGMNI encoded by the coding sequence ATGGGGTTTATCACAAAACTACTGCCCGCCGGGTGGACCGGAACGCTCGGAGATCTGGGTGAAGACGCCGCTGCCCGCTATCTCGAAACCAAGGGGTTTCGCATACTGGACCGCAACTGGCGCTTCCATCAGTGGGAGCTGGATCTCATCTGCAAAGACCGGGACACCCTCGTGTTCGTGGAAGTGAAAACCCGCAAGGCCAACTCCATGGCGACCCCGGGGGACGCTCTCACCCGGAAGAAACAGGCCCGACTCGTCAAGGCGGCCAGCCACTACCTGACAAGGAAAGACCTGTGGGACACCCCCTGCCGTTTCGACCTGGCCGGCGTCATTGACAACGGGACCTCCATGGACGTGGAACATATTGAAAACGCATTTGACCTCACCGGAATGAATATATGA
- the rsmI gene encoding 16S rRNA (cytidine(1402)-2'-O)-methyltransferase, with protein MTDTGTLWVVATPLGNTDDLSPRARDILTEADVILAEDTRRAGLLFKRLGLERHGRLISFFEHNEDKRLPRVLELLEEGTEVALISDAGTPLLSDPGFTLVRACRDHGFTVSPVPGPSAPVVALSASGLPPLPYTFLGFLPRKKSQTEKLLAAHGQTGATLVFFERKSRLATTLAIAHEALGDREFCVARELTKEYEEFIRGDLGSLGAMDLELRGELTVIIGPAGESGDTTEDAIQQLVEEESLAGGKPKEIARRVADRANGWTSKEVYAVMRK; from the coding sequence ATGACCGACACAGGTACACTCTGGGTGGTGGCCACCCCTCTGGGCAACACGGACGACCTGTCGCCCCGCGCCCGCGACATCCTGACCGAAGCCGACGTCATCCTGGCCGAGGACACTCGCCGCGCCGGGCTGCTCTTCAAACGGCTCGGGCTGGAACGACATGGACGATTGATCTCCTTTTTCGAACATAACGAAGACAAGCGACTGCCCAGGGTGCTCGAACTCCTGGAAGAGGGTACCGAAGTCGCCCTCATCTCCGACGCAGGCACCCCGCTTCTGTCCGACCCCGGCTTCACACTGGTCCGGGCCTGCCGGGACCACGGCTTCACCGTGTCCCCCGTTCCCGGCCCCAGCGCACCGGTGGTCGCCCTGTCCGCCAGCGGCCTGCCTCCCCTGCCCTACACATTTCTCGGCTTCCTCCCGCGCAAGAAAAGCCAGACCGAAAAACTGCTCGCCGCCCACGGCCAGACAGGTGCCACGCTCGTTTTCTTCGAACGCAAATCCAGACTCGCAACAACCCTTGCAATCGCCCATGAAGCCCTGGGAGACCGGGAGTTCTGTGTGGCCCGGGAGCTGACCAAGGAGTATGAAGAGTTCATCCGCGGCGACCTCGGTTCACTGGGCGCGATGGACCTTGAACTGCGCGGCGAGTTGACGGTAATCATCGGTCCTGCAGGAGAATCCGGCGACACCACGGAAGACGCCATACAACAACTGGTTGAAGAGGAATCCCTGGCAGGCGGCAAGCCCAAGGAGATCGCCCGGCGCGTGGCCGACCGCGCCAACGGCTGGACCTCCAAGGAAGTTTACGCCGTCATGCGCAAATAA
- the smpB gene encoding SsrA-binding protein SmpB has translation MGKKKKKSKVTPNTIGTNKQARRLYEILETFEAGISLVGSEVKSLRGGHVSFKDGYVQFRDNSAFLVGVHIAPYDKTGLYDQHDPERPRRLLLHKAEITVLKDKTEQKGLSVIPMKMYFSRGKVKVLLGLGRGKNVHSKKQDLKAKDIARDTARQLASYK, from the coding sequence ATGGGCAAGAAAAAAAAGAAATCCAAGGTCACTCCAAACACCATCGGTACCAACAAACAGGCCCGACGGTTGTATGAAATACTCGAAACCTTTGAAGCGGGCATTTCCCTGGTGGGCAGTGAAGTCAAATCCCTGCGCGGCGGACATGTCTCGTTCAAGGACGGCTATGTACAGTTCCGCGACAACTCCGCCTTTCTGGTGGGGGTGCACATCGCGCCTTACGACAAGACCGGCCTGTACGACCAGCATGACCCGGAACGGCCCAGACGCCTGCTCCTGCACAAGGCGGAGATCACGGTACTCAAAGACAAGACGGAACAGAAAGGGTTGAGCGTAATCCCCATGAAGATGTATTTCAGCCGGGGCAAGGTCAAAGTCCTGCTCGGACTGGGACGTGGTAAAAACGTCCACTCCAAGAAGCAGGACCTCAAGGCCAAAGATATAGCCCGAGACACCGCTCGGCAACTGGCCTCGTATAAATAG
- a CDS encoding PTS system mannose/fructose/sorbose family transporter subunit IID, producing MVDRVLPPMRPDSRSMAFVRSFLRCYMVGAGFNTRGMQNIGLMYAMQPGLYAIHDDPKELKAALKRYASHYQSHPFWTPCLVGILLNVETSIAGGHFPPKMLAKVRDTTTYTLSAIGDSVFAGSLLIFWALATICLLLSGYGIAAFVLGACCMLSLQVFRALTFIGGTKYGFQFLQKLKKWDLINWGRRVKYANAGLMLWLWTLIWPRPYTVWELLLGTTALMIFARFVRTGFLSRVLAVAVFLVMITFYPLFEEVIRQAFNL from the coding sequence ATGGTGGATAGAGTGCTCCCGCCCATGCGGCCCGACTCCAGGTCAATGGCCTTTGTGCGCAGTTTCCTGCGCTGCTATATGGTGGGAGCGGGTTTCAACACCCGTGGCATGCAGAACATCGGCCTCATGTACGCCATGCAGCCGGGTCTCTATGCCATCCATGACGACCCCAAGGAGCTCAAGGCGGCCCTGAAGCGGTACGCCAGCCACTACCAGTCGCATCCTTTCTGGACGCCCTGTCTGGTCGGCATCCTGTTGAATGTGGAGACGTCCATCGCAGGCGGCCATTTTCCGCCCAAAATGCTGGCCAAGGTCAGGGACACGACCACCTACACCCTCTCAGCCATCGGGGACTCGGTCTTTGCCGGCAGCCTGCTTATCTTCTGGGCGTTGGCGACCATCTGTCTGCTGCTGAGCGGGTACGGCATAGCCGCATTCGTTCTCGGGGCGTGCTGCATGCTGAGCCTTCAGGTGTTCCGTGCGCTCACCTTTATCGGCGGGACAAAGTACGGATTTCAGTTTTTGCAAAAGCTGAAAAAATGGGACCTCATCAACTGGGGACGCCGGGTCAAGTATGCCAACGCCGGGCTCATGCTCTGGCTTTGGACGCTCATCTGGCCACGCCCCTACACCGTTTGGGAGCTGCTTCTGGGAACGACGGCGCTCATGATTTTTGCCCGCTTCGTGCGCACAGGGTTTCTCTCGCGCGTACTGGCGGTGGCGGTTTTTCTGGTAATGATCACGTTCTATCCCTTGTTTGAGGAAGTGATCAGACAGGCTTTTAACTTGTGA
- a CDS encoding ribonuclease HII — translation MSQVTLYDQSGYAPTEIAGVDEAGRGCLAGPVVAGACILPVEYDLPGLTDSKKLTAAKREVLYDLIREQAVAWTIGVSWAPEIDEINILQATFRAMGRAVRHLNVQPKFLQIDGNKTIPPYALKLHIPQEFVIQGDGKIPAISAASIMAKTFRDRLMVKLAKRYPGYGISKHMGYGTKAHMEAVKTLGPCKMHRLTFGGVKPEEKKQEQASLF, via the coding sequence ATGAGTCAGGTTACATTGTATGATCAGAGCGGGTATGCGCCCACCGAGATAGCGGGCGTGGACGAAGCCGGGCGCGGCTGTCTGGCCGGGCCTGTGGTGGCCGGGGCGTGCATCCTGCCTGTCGAGTACGATCTGCCGGGGCTGACGGACTCCAAGAAGCTCACTGCCGCCAAACGGGAAGTTCTCTACGACCTTATCCGCGAGCAGGCCGTGGCTTGGACCATCGGCGTATCATGGGCACCGGAGATCGACGAGATCAACATCCTTCAGGCCACCTTCAGGGCCATGGGGCGTGCCGTGCGGCATCTCAATGTTCAGCCGAAATTCCTTCAGATCGATGGCAACAAGACCATCCCGCCGTATGCCTTGAAGCTGCATATCCCGCAAGAATTCGTTATTCAGGGCGACGGCAAGATTCCGGCCATCTCAGCGGCCTCAATCATGGCCAAGACCTTTCGTGACCGCCTGATGGTCAAGCTCGCCAAACGGTATCCCGGTTACGGGATTTCCAAGCACATGGGCTACGGCACCAAGGCGCACATGGAGGCCGTCAAAACACTCGGCCCATGCAAAATGCACCGCCTCACTTTTGGTGGTGTCAAACCCGAAGAAAAAAAGCAGGAACAGGCCAGTCTGTTCTGA
- a CDS encoding biotin transporter BioY: MHKTSLADLHQLVWTALMAALIGAGAYIYVPIGPVPVSMQTFFVTLAGFVLGPKRGMLAVGLYLLAGTIGLPVFAGGTSGLGHLLGPTGGFLIGFMLSAMICGIARKQNEGVTWVRGIIFGLLGMVALFVVGAGWLKFSLDFTWMKSWSVAVAPFLVWGAIKTAAALATCRYLTKFNLLPVHA, translated from the coding sequence ATGCATAAGACCTCTTTGGCCGACCTTCATCAGCTTGTCTGGACCGCACTCATGGCCGCCCTCATCGGCGCCGGTGCATATATTTATGTTCCTATCGGACCGGTTCCCGTGTCCATGCAGACCTTTTTCGTCACCCTGGCCGGGTTCGTACTCGGTCCCAAACGGGGCATGCTGGCCGTGGGCCTTTACCTGCTGGCCGGAACCATTGGCCTGCCCGTCTTTGCCGGCGGCACATCCGGCCTGGGTCACCTCCTCGGTCCCACCGGCGGTTTTCTCATCGGCTTCATGCTCTCGGCCATGATCTGCGGCATCGCCCGCAAACAGAACGAAGGCGTGACCTGGGTTCGAGGCATCATCTTCGGCCTGCTCGGCATGGTCGCCCTGTTCGTCGTGGGCGCAGGCTGGCTGAAGTTCTCTCTGGACTTCACATGGATGAAGAGCTGGTCCGTGGCCGTGGCTCCGTTCCTCGTGTGGGGAGCCATCAAGACCGCAGCAGCCCTGGCGACATGCCGGTATCTGACCAAGTTCAACCTTCTACCGGTCCACGCCTAA
- the rplS gene encoding 50S ribosomal protein L19 yields the protein MDIIKKIESEHIRLDMPQFKAGDTVKVHYRIIEGEKERIQVFQGAVLRRRRGTTNSTFTVRKISDGIGVERVFPMNSPFIDRVEVVSEGKVRRSRIYYLRELRGKAARIKSKQIWE from the coding sequence ATGGACATCATCAAGAAAATTGAATCCGAACACATCCGTTTGGATATGCCCCAGTTCAAGGCCGGTGACACCGTCAAGGTTCACTACCGTATTATTGAGGGCGAAAAAGAGCGTATCCAGGTCTTCCAGGGCGCAGTTCTTCGTCGTCGTCGTGGCACCACCAACTCCACCTTTACCGTTCGCAAGATTTCCGACGGTATCGGCGTTGAGCGTGTGTTCCCCATGAACTCCCCCTTCATCGACCGCGTCGAAGTGGTTTCCGAAGGTAAAGTTCGTCGTAGCCGCATCTATTACCTGCGCGAACTGCGTGGTAAGGCTGCACGCATCAAGTCCAAGCAGATCTGGGAATAA
- a CDS encoding biotin transporter BioY: MTTNSLTDLHRLVWTALLAALIGAGAYLIIPIGPVPVSMQPFFIFLAGYALGPKHGALAVALYLLAGTVGLPVFSGGKSGLGHLLGPTGGYLFGFVLSAWLCGLARKADQTIPWIAGLLYGCAALIVAYGVGVIWLKFTLSLEWYKAVTIGVLPFIPWDAIKIVVALVCGRHLMKFSFLPGQR, encoded by the coding sequence ATGACCACCAATTCACTGACCGATCTGCACAGGCTTGTCTGGACCGCGCTCCTGGCCGCCCTCATCGGCGCCGGAGCCTACCTCATCATCCCCATCGGGCCGGTGCCGGTCTCCATGCAGCCGTTCTTCATTTTTCTCGCAGGCTATGCACTCGGTCCCAAACACGGGGCGCTGGCCGTGGCGCTCTACCTGCTGGCCGGGACCGTCGGCCTGCCTGTTTTCTCTGGCGGCAAATCAGGGCTGGGCCATCTCCTCGGCCCTACCGGCGGCTATCTGTTCGGTTTCGTGCTGTCAGCCTGGCTGTGCGGCCTAGCCCGCAAAGCCGACCAGACCATCCCGTGGATTGCCGGGCTGCTGTATGGTTGCGCCGCGCTGATTGTCGCCTATGGTGTCGGTGTCATCTGGCTCAAGTTCACCCTCTCCCTTGAATGGTACAAGGCTGTGACCATCGGCGTACTCCCGTTCATACCCTGGGACGCCATCAAGATCGTGGTCGCTCTGGTCTGTGGCCGCCACCTCATGAAATTCAGTTTTCTTCCGGGCCAGAGATAG
- the trmD gene encoding tRNA (guanosine(37)-N1)-methyltransferase TrmD — translation MNFHLVSIFPQYFESPLSSGLMGKAVETGLVSLDHVDVRQFAGGVHKSVDDRPFGGGPGMLLKLDPMIKALDSIDSPGRIMMLSPRGKPLTQARARALSAEEDITLICGRYEGIDERLLDLYPIELVSVGDFVLNGGEAGAVCLVESVARLLPGFMGHEDSGEEESFSAGLLEYPHYTRPDAHEGLKVPAVLRSGDHGKIATWRRECSLTATLNDRPDMLPEASLTVEDIDFLRTLPRTRLGRNLYIALCHYPVVNKFGEKVAVSVTNLDLHDMARVARSYGLGGFYATTPIEDQKAMADTILTHWKQGAGSLANPDRAEAFSKVKVFDDIEAAVLDIEAQTGQCPRLAATSARLDRRKNAEPALTYGDVQSWLANSPVLLIFGTGHGLAEEVLSKTDGVLRPVRYLDDYNHLSVRSAVAIIVDRLVADEY, via the coding sequence ATGAATTTTCACCTTGTCTCCATCTTTCCGCAGTATTTCGAGTCGCCCCTTTCGAGCGGACTCATGGGCAAGGCCGTGGAAACCGGGCTGGTCTCTCTTGATCATGTGGACGTCCGGCAGTTCGCTGGCGGGGTGCACAAGTCCGTGGACGACCGTCCCTTTGGCGGCGGTCCCGGCATGCTGCTCAAACTCGACCCCATGATCAAGGCGCTTGACTCCATCGACTCCCCCGGGCGCATTATGATGCTCTCGCCACGCGGCAAGCCACTCACGCAGGCCAGAGCGCGTGCGCTGAGCGCCGAAGAAGACATCACCCTCATCTGTGGCCGGTACGAAGGCATAGACGAGCGCCTGCTCGATCTCTACCCCATTGAGCTTGTCTCTGTGGGCGATTTCGTGCTCAACGGCGGTGAGGCCGGTGCGGTCTGTCTTGTCGAGTCCGTGGCGCGGCTGTTGCCCGGCTTCATGGGGCATGAGGACTCTGGCGAAGAGGAGTCGTTCTCTGCCGGACTGCTGGAGTATCCGCATTACACCCGCCCGGACGCTCACGAGGGGCTGAAGGTGCCCGCGGTGCTCAGGAGCGGCGACCATGGCAAGATCGCCACATGGCGGCGGGAGTGCTCTCTGACAGCTACCCTGAATGATCGGCCGGACATGCTGCCCGAGGCGAGCCTCACGGTGGAGGATATCGATTTTCTGCGCACCCTGCCGCGCACCCGGCTGGGCCGCAACCTGTATATCGCGCTCTGCCATTATCCGGTGGTCAACAAGTTCGGTGAGAAAGTGGCCGTGTCCGTGACCAACCTCGACCTGCACGACATGGCGCGCGTGGCTCGCAGTTATGGTCTTGGCGGATTCTACGCCACCACCCCCATCGAAGACCAGAAGGCCATGGCCGACACGATCCTGACCCACTGGAAACAGGGGGCAGGCAGTCTGGCGAATCCGGACCGGGCGGAGGCGTTTTCAAAGGTAAAGGTTTTTGACGATATTGAGGCTGCAGTTCTTGACATCGAGGCGCAAACAGGGCAATGTCCCCGCCTCGCGGCTACTTCAGCACGGCTGGATCGTCGCAAGAATGCTGAGCCTGCATTGACCTACGGGGACGTGCAAAGCTGGCTGGCCAACTCTCCGGTTTTATTGATTTTTGGAACTGGACACGGTTTGGCTGAAGAAGTCCTCTCCAAAACGGACGGCGTGTTGAGACCTGTCAGGTATTTGGATGACTACAACCATCTGTCGGTACGAAGTGCGGTTGCAATTATTGTGGATCGACTTGTCGCGGATGAGTATTAA
- a CDS encoding ABC transporter substrate-binding protein, which yields MHSIFRTILLAACILSCLPAYAGAEAPVRVTLITPAIPATNLFWNQLCGFARTAAKDLHMDLTIIECRNRIEVEDNARRILSGDNKPDCLMFVFQASHSESVLRMADAAGVKVVLFNADISPSARKVIGCPGKPHSSWIAHLSPDEETAGQLLAERLLREAKTLGLTGSEGKYHLIGLGGGLETTVSNTRKAGLTKTVEHCKQTRIDRFLLTYWEYETARIKTESLLELYPDARIYWTVSDTTALGAIEAIKKKGLKPGTDIVIGGVDWTRQGINAVRKGELVASTGGHFMEGGWAMVLIYDYFHGHYFHDLGTMFPIQMQLIDKSNCARYMPILRKENWNKIDFKQFTRTHNPRLKKYDFSPEAVVNQLAGKL from the coding sequence ATGCACTCCATTTTTCGAACAATACTCCTTGCCGCATGCATCCTGTCCTGTCTGCCAGCCTATGCGGGCGCGGAAGCGCCGGTACGCGTGACGCTCATCACCCCTGCCATCCCTGCGACCAATCTCTTCTGGAACCAGCTGTGCGGCTTCGCAAGAACTGCGGCAAAGGACCTGCACATGGACCTGACCATCATCGAGTGCAGAAACAGAATCGAAGTTGAAGACAACGCCCGCAGGATACTCTCGGGTGACAACAAACCGGACTGCCTCATGTTCGTCTTCCAGGCCTCGCACAGTGAGAGCGTCCTCCGGATGGCCGATGCAGCGGGCGTCAAAGTAGTACTCTTCAACGCGGACATCTCTCCTAGCGCACGCAAGGTGATCGGTTGCCCGGGAAAACCGCATAGCAGCTGGATCGCTCATCTTTCGCCTGATGAGGAAACAGCCGGCCAATTACTGGCAGAACGTCTTCTCCGCGAGGCCAAGACACTGGGACTGACCGGATCAGAAGGAAAGTATCACCTCATCGGTCTTGGCGGCGGCCTTGAAACCACGGTTTCCAACACCCGAAAGGCAGGACTGACAAAAACAGTCGAACACTGCAAACAAACCCGCATCGACCGTTTTCTCCTGACCTACTGGGAATATGAAACAGCCAGGATTAAAACCGAATCCCTCCTCGAACTCTACCCGGACGCACGGATATATTGGACAGTCAGCGATACCACCGCCCTCGGAGCCATCGAGGCCATAAAGAAAAAGGGACTGAAGCCCGGAACCGATATCGTGATCGGCGGAGTGGACTGGACCAGGCAAGGCATCAACGCCGTCAGAAAGGGCGAACTGGTTGCTTCGACAGGCGGCCACTTCATGGAAGGAGGCTGGGCAATGGTGCTGATCTATGACTATTTCCATGGACACTATTTCCATGATCTCGGCACCATGTTCCCCATACAGATGCAGCTCATAGACAAATCAAACTGTGCCAGATACATGCCCATCCTGCGCAAAGAGAACTGGAACAAGATCGACTTCAAGCAGTTCACCAGAACACACAACCCACGACTCAAGAAATACGACTTCAGCCCGGAGGCCGTGGTCAATCAACTTGCAGGGAAGCTGTAG
- a CDS encoding HPr family phosphocarrier protein, with translation MTEETTTSTSAAGHYLSRQVIVASENGLHARPAGRLAQEAQSFEASISIVSDEQVVDAKSILDVLTLAAGPGHILELRATGTDAEEALNRLSELFKNKFEEA, from the coding sequence ATGACGGAAGAAACTACGACATCCACATCAGCCGCTGGCCATTACCTGTCCAGACAGGTGATCGTGGCCAGCGAAAACGGATTACACGCACGACCTGCCGGAAGGCTGGCCCAGGAGGCGCAGTCCTTCGAGGCAAGCATCTCCATCGTCTCTGACGAACAGGTAGTGGATGCCAAATCCATTCTCGACGTGCTGACACTGGCTGCCGGCCCTGGCCACATTCTTGAATTGCGGGCCACGGGCACAGATGCCGAAGAGGCTCTCAACCGTTTGTCGGAACTGTTTAAAAACAAATTCGAAGAGGCATAG
- the ptsP gene encoding phosphoenolpyruvate--protein phosphotransferase — MADAIVSGISVATGIAIGKAYFVNRNHMARLPRQTVASDLVPEEIKHLHKAFATVEAELTAIRAQVPEELKSHASLIDTHLMMLKDPKLSGAAEGYIKSLGLNAAWALEKAVSDQERAFGAIKDPYIRERMQDIRVVADKVQTKLMGVDNDITAIEGRAIIMAHDLTPADTVELQVNKIMAFATVRGGKTSHTGIMARSLAIPALVGVDKLEDAVHDGDLVIIDGLSGKIIVNPSETELADYTERAAAFESYTRKIKRQCNLPAETFDGSRVQVLSNIELVEEVAAVIDNGGEGVGLYRTEYAYLNRTDLPTEDELTDKYIDLAAIMAPRKVVFRTLDLGSDKFISTFGELNETNPAMGLRAIRFCLKNPQLFKVQLRAILRASAYGNVSMMFPMISGVKEVRQAKAWLAQAKAELRREGLDYDPNMPIGTMIELPAAVMIAEYLAHEVDFFSIGTNDLIQYSIGVDRTNHHVSYLYQPLHPATLRAIKMVVDAAHQAGIEVSLCGEVASDPFCVPILLGMGIDSLSMTPQAIPGIKRIIRQTNMHDCRKLLKDVLQCRTVSRINNLVMDNIFKHFPEEVSFFSSLLENDELPS; from the coding sequence ATGGCTGACGCGATCGTTTCAGGTATTTCGGTTGCCACAGGTATCGCCATTGGCAAGGCGTATTTCGTCAACCGCAATCATATGGCCCGCCTGCCGCGGCAGACTGTGGCCTCTGATCTGGTGCCGGAAGAAATCAAACATCTGCACAAAGCGTTCGCCACCGTGGAGGCCGAACTCACGGCCATCCGCGCCCAGGTACCCGAAGAGCTGAAAAGCCACGCTTCCCTCATCGACACCCACCTGATGATGCTCAAGGACCCCAAACTGTCCGGGGCTGCGGAAGGATACATCAAATCCCTGGGCCTCAATGCCGCCTGGGCGCTGGAAAAAGCCGTCTCCGATCAGGAGCGGGCCTTTGGCGCCATCAAGGACCCGTATATTCGCGAGCGCATGCAGGACATCCGCGTGGTGGCCGACAAGGTCCAGACCAAACTCATGGGTGTGGACAATGACATCACCGCCATCGAAGGCAGAGCCATCATCATGGCGCATGACCTGACCCCGGCGGACACCGTCGAGTTGCAGGTAAACAAGATCATGGCCTTTGCTACCGTGCGCGGCGGCAAGACCTCCCACACTGGCATCATGGCCCGCTCTCTGGCCATTCCCGCGCTGGTCGGCGTGGACAAGCTGGAAGACGCGGTCCACGATGGCGATCTGGTGATCATCGACGGCCTGTCCGGCAAGATCATCGTCAATCCCAGCGAAACCGAGCTTGCCGACTACACCGAACGGGCCGCAGCATTCGAGTCCTATACCCGCAAGATCAAACGCCAGTGCAACCTCCCGGCAGAGACCTTTGACGGCTCCCGCGTTCAGGTGCTGTCCAATATCGAACTGGTGGAAGAAGTGGCCGCGGTCATCGACAACGGCGGCGAAGGCGTCGGGCTCTACCGCACCGAGTACGCCTACCTCAACCGCACTGATCTGCCCACCGAAGACGAACTGACAGACAAATACATCGACCTGGCCGCCATCATGGCACCGCGCAAGGTCGTCTTTCGCACGTTGGATCTGGGCAGCGACAAGTTCATCTCGACTTTTGGCGAACTCAACGAAACCAACCCGGCCATGGGGTTGCGGGCCATCCGCTTCTGCCTGAAGAATCCCCAGCTTTTCAAGGTGCAGCTCCGAGCCATCCTGCGCGCCTCGGCCTATGGCAACGTGTCCATGATGTTTCCCATGATTTCCGGCGTCAAGGAAGTCCGGCAGGCCAAGGCGTGGCTTGCACAGGCCAAGGCAGAGCTGCGGCGCGAGGGACTGGACTACGATCCCAACATGCCCATCGGCACCATGATCGAACTGCCTGCCGCCGTGATGATCGCCGAATACCTGGCCCACGAGGTGGATTTCTTCTCCATCGGCACCAACGACCTCATCCAGTACTCCATCGGCGTGGACCGCACCAACCATCATGTGTCGTACCTGTACCAGCCGCTCCACCCGGCCACACTGCGCGCCATCAAAATGGTTGTTGACGCCGCCCATCAGGCAGGCATAGAAGTGTCCCTCTGCGGCGAAGTGGCGTCCGACCCGTTTTGCGTGCCAATCCTGCTCGGCATGGGCATTGATTCGCTCTCCATGACGCCACAAGCCATTCCCGGCATCAAACGGATCATTCGGCAGACCAACATGCATGACTGCCGCAAGCTCCTCAAGGACGTCCTGCAATGCCGCACGGTCAGCCGCATCAACAACTTGGTGATGGATAATATTTTCAAACACTTTCCAGAGGAAGTAAGCTTTTTCTCCTCTCTTCTGGAAAACGACGAACTGCCTTCCTAG
- a CDS encoding 4-oxalocrotonate tautomerase — protein MPVIKVEMFEGRTTDQKRELVEVLSRETARITGCDVDSIYVILEDVKKSNWGAGGMLCSDKFPDEKPAMEESGRE, from the coding sequence ATGCCCGTAATAAAAGTAGAGATGTTTGAAGGACGAACCACGGACCAGAAGCGGGAGTTGGTCGAGGTCCTGTCCAGGGAAACAGCGCGCATTACCGGCTGTGATGTGGATTCGATCTATGTCATCCTTGAAGATGTCAAAAAGAGTAACTGGGGCGCTGGCGGCATGCTCTGTTCGGATAAGTTCCCGGATGAGAAACCAGCCATGGAAGAATCGGGACGCGAGTAA